One Caulobacter segnis genomic window carries:
- the lspA gene encoding signal peptidase II, which yields MKSITRLGWTAYAIAAATVILDQVSKLWILGLLGRAQGSSLPLLGPVHLTMVHNYGMSFGLLRGTDWGRWLLTGFSILVVVGLAWWARKATKLLPTLGIGMIIGGAIGNNLIDRVLYGYVVDFIDVSRLYFPWVFNVADSGISIGVALLLLDSFLSEENKLSHQTE from the coding sequence ATGAAATCCATCACTCGCCTGGGCTGGACCGCCTACGCCATCGCCGCCGCCACCGTGATCCTGGACCAGGTCAGCAAGCTCTGGATCCTGGGTCTGCTGGGCCGCGCGCAGGGCTCGTCCCTGCCTCTGCTGGGCCCGGTGCACCTGACCATGGTCCATAACTACGGCATGAGCTTCGGCCTGCTGCGGGGGACCGACTGGGGCCGCTGGCTGCTGACCGGCTTCTCGATCCTGGTGGTCGTCGGCCTGGCCTGGTGGGCGCGCAAGGCCACCAAGCTGCTGCCAACGCTGGGCATCGGCATGATCATCGGCGGCGCCATCGGCAACAACCTGATCGACCGGGTGCTGTACGGCTATGTCGTCGACTTCATCGACGTCTCGCGGCTCTATTTCCCCTGGGTGTTCAACGTCGCCGACTCGGGCATCTCGATCGGGGTCGCCCTGCTGCTGCTGGACAGCTTCCTCTCCGAGGAAAACAAGCTGTCGCACCAAACCGAGTAA